Proteins from a genomic interval of Cucumis melo cultivar AY chromosome 7, USDA_Cmelo_AY_1.0, whole genome shotgun sequence:
- the LOC127150367 gene encoding uncharacterized protein LOC127150367 has protein sequence MTNNNLVPFQVPRLTKENYSSWCIRMKALLGSQDVWDIVSNGYEEPESDIALNQAQGEALQNTRKKDQKALTIIHQAINGNNLEKISGATTAYQAWKILENTYRGVDRVKKVRLQKLKGDYESLHMKESESVSDYTSRLLAVVNEIKRFGETISDEQVVEKILRSLDEKFIFIVVAIEESKDLSTMSIDQLMGSLQAHEEKLLKKNKQMTEQLFQSKLKLKDKEDSLEKEIEVEDVMVIVDW, from the coding sequence ATGACAAACAACAATTTAGTTCCATTCCAAGTACCTCGACTTACGAAAGAAAATTATAGTAGTTGGTGTATTCGAATGAAAGCTCTACTTGGTTCACAAGATGTGTGGGACATTGTTAGTAATGGTTATGAAGAACCAGAAAGTGATATAGCTTTGAATCAAGCTCAAGGAGAAGCTTtacaaaatacaagaaaaaaagatcaaaaggcTCTTACCATCATTCATCAAGCCATTAATGGTAACAATTTGGAGAAAATTTCTGGAGCAACTACTGCATATCAAGCATGGAAAATTTTGGAGAATACGTATAGAGGAGTAGATCGAGTCAAGAAGGTTCGCCttcaaaaattgaaaggtgATTATGAATCACTACATATGAAGGAGTCTGAATCAGTTTCAGATTATACTTCAAGATTGCTAGCAGTAGtaaatgaaattaaaagatTTGGTGAGACAATAAGCGATGAGCAAGTAGTAGAAAAGATACTTCGCtcattggatgaaaaatttattTTCATCGTGGTAGCTATCGAAGAATCAAAGGATTTGAGTACAATGTCCATTGATCAACTTATGGGCTCTTTACAAGCCCATGAAGAGAAGCTTCTTAAGAAGAACAAGCAGATGACTGAGCAACTTTTTCAGTCaaagttgaaattaaaagaCAAGGAAGACAGCCTAGAAAAGGAAATTGAGGTCGAGGACGTGATGGTAATCGTGGACTGGTGA